The nucleotide window TGGTGACACGGGTGCGCGTGCCGGTACCGGACCGAGGCGCTGGGCCGGAAGTGGCCCGTGCGGAGATTTTCGGGTGAAGGGACGGTGGGAAGGTTTCGGTGTGGCTGCGTTTTTGTCTCGCGGGGCACCATCATTCGCCTACGCGCGGTAAGTTTCTGGCCATGCCACGAGGACGTCACCGCCATTCCCCACCTCTGCACCGGCTGTTGCCCCCCTCGGCGATCGCGGGCGTCGCCGCCGTCTGCGCCGTGGGGCCATGGCTGTTCTCCGAACCATGGGTGCTTCGCGGGCTGGCCGCGGGTGCCGCGCTGACGGCCGTCGTCGGCGCGGTCGTCATGCGCCGCTGGGACGAGTCGGCGGGCAGGCGCGTCGCCGACCTCGCACGCGGGCGCGCGAGCGACGAGTGGCGTCACGAGGAACGGGTCGCCGAGCTCGAGAGCGACCTGGAGGAGTCACGGGAGCTCCGCACCAAACTGGAACAACGGCTCCGGGCCAAGCGGACCGAACTGGCCGGGCTGCGCAACGAACACGCCGCGCTGCTGCGGCGGTACGCCACGGCGGAGACCGAGCGGGCCACCGCGCTGGAGGGCCGCCGGCTCCTCGAGATAGAGACGGCCGCCCCGGTCGCGGAACTGACCGCGGCGGAAGCGGAAGCGGCGGCGGCCGGGACGGCGGGTCCCGAGGGGGCCGCCGGCACGGCGGTGCCCGAGGCGACGACGGCGACGGTCCAGGCCGCCCTCGCGGCGTCCTCGGCGGCCTCGGTCCTCTACGTGAAGGCCAACTCGGCGCTGGACCGGCTCGCGGGAGCGGCCGTCACCGGCCCGGTCACGGAGGCGATCGCGGACGCCGACGCCGACGCGGTTCCGGCGGACGGCCCGGCCGAGGCCGGGCCCAGGAGCGATACGGACCCCGAGACCGGCTCCGAGCCTGACTCCGAGTCCGATGACGACGCCACCGTCGGCACCACTGCCGACGCCGGCGCTGACGCCCAGGCCGACGCCGTCGAAGCGGAGGGCGCGACCGAGGCTCCCGCGGTGGCGGCCGCCGGCACCGGAACCGCTCCGGTGAAGCCGGCCGGCTCGGCGCCCACCGCCGACTCCGCCCCCGCCGCGCCCGGTCCGACGCGGACCGGTGCTGCGACGAGCGTTCCGGCGCAGGCCGGTGCCGCGCCGGCGGACAACCCGACTCCGGACGATCCCGCGCCGACCACGCCTCCCCAGGGGAGCCCGGTCGAGCGGACTTCCGCGAAGGGCGCCACCCGGAAGGGTGCCCCCATGCCGGGCGGCCCCGGCAAGGGGGCGCCGCGGCCCGGCGGTTCGCCGAAGGGCGCGACCGCGACCGGTGGCACGATGACGGCCGCTCCGGCCGAGGACGGGACCCGGCAGGAGGGTGAGACGCCGGGGAAGCCCGAGGCGGTCGGCGGACACGACCGCACGGCCGCCGCGACCGCACCGGCACGCACGCAGTCCGCCGGGACCGCACCCACCCGGGCGCGGCCCGCCGGTGCCGGCGTGACGTCCCTGCAGTCCACCGCGACGCGTACGGCGCCCGAGCCGGATCCCGCGCACGCGCCGGCGCCCGGCTCGGCCCTCGCGCGGCCGACCCCGTCGGAGGTGGCGCGCGTACAGCGGCGGCCCGCCGCCGAAGAGAGCCACTCCCCGACCGGCGCGGCGGCGCTGACGCCCGCCGCGCGGCCCCCGCGCCCCGCCGGGCACTTCACCGTGCCCACGGCCGTGGCGGTCGCGCCGGCCGCACCCGTGCGGCGTCCCGCGGGCGAGGGCGGCTTCGACTTCTTCGGTACCGAGAAGGGCGCCGAGGCGCTGGAAGCCGTGCAGAACGAGGACCTCGCCGACGTGGTGGGCCCGGAGGCGCTCGCGCTCCACAAGGCCGAGGCGGAGTCCGGGTTCAGGCCCGCGGGCGAGGAGTCCCGTGGGGTCGGTCAGGTCATCGACCTGACCGCGCACGACGAGACGGAACAGATCGACCTGACGGGTCTGCGCAGCGTGGTCTCCTAGCCCGCGGCCGGAGAACCGAAGAGCCGGAGAGTCGAAGAGCCGGAGAGTCGAAGGACGGGCCGGGGACGAGGGCGGTGGCGGTCGGCCACCGCCCTCACGCCATCCAGCGGTCCGGCAGGGCCTCCTGCCGGCCGGTGAGCGACCGGTCGGCCTGCGCGTACAGCAGCTCGGCGGCCTCCGAGGCGTCCCGCAGACGGGCTGTCACGGTCTTGTTGGCCCCGGTGTCCACGTGGACGTCGGCGAGCCCCTGGTGGTGCTGCCAGGGCCCTTGCTCCAGGCGCACGCTCTGCACCTTGGCGTGCGGCACGAGCGCGATGCTGCGCCGCAGCAGTCCGTACCGGGCCACGAAGACGGTGTCGGTCACGGCGAGCCCGTAACCCCGCCACCAGAACGGCACGCACCGGCCGGCCCGGCGCGGCGGCCGGGCGAGTCCGGCCGGCACGGTCACCCCGGGCAGCACGCGCGCGACGACCGACTTGGCGACCTCGCGCGGAGCCACCGGTACGAGCACGGAGTTGGCCGAGCCCGCCACGTCCAGCTCGACGCGGACCCAGCCGCGCCGCCGCCACAGGAGCGGCTCGACGATGCGTACGGTCTGCACGCGTCCGGGCGGCACCGTCTCGTGCGTGCGGTCGAGCAGTCCGTGGTCGATGCGGAGCCCGTCCGGGGACTCGCCCACGGTCCAGTCGTACTCGCCCATGAACCGGCCCACGCTGCTCGCGCCCGCCGCGCCGAGCAGGGGCAGCGCCGTCGCCAGCACCGTCCACACGCTGTGGGTGGCGAACCACAGCAGCGGCGGTACGACGAGGGCCGCGGCCAGCGTTCCCCAGGTGGCCCCGGTCAGGACGAGCGAGACGGCGAGGACGCCGGCCGGT belongs to Streptomyces sp. V3I8 and includes:
- a CDS encoding PH domain-containing protein, whose amino-acid sequence is MTTPPDAPVLRERRLHPVTPLRRAWAPVAVIAGWAVHDPDQAQRQLTRLATTTLLAVLAAAVLGAALYGFLSWWFTHFAVTDTELRIRTGLLFRRTAHIRLERIQAVDLTQPLLARVAGVAKLKLDVVGADKKDELAYLGQEEARKLRAELLARAAGFAPETAHEVGEAPARQLLHVPAGVLAVSLVLTGATWGTLAAALVVPPLLWFATHSVWTVLATALPLLGAAGASSVGRFMGEYDWTVGESPDGLRIDHGLLDRTHETVPPGRVQTVRIVEPLLWRRRGWVRVELDVAGSANSVLVPVAPREVAKSVVARVLPGVTVPAGLARPPRRAGRCVPFWWRGYGLAVTDTVFVARYGLLRRSIALVPHAKVQSVRLEQGPWQHHQGLADVHVDTGANKTVTARLRDASEAAELLYAQADRSLTGRQEALPDRWMA